GCTACCGCTGCACCACCACGCTCACGCTCGGCGTCGAGGTCGACGAGACCGACACGTCGGGCCTGCTGCTCGACGTGCAGCCCGACGTCGTGCACATGCTGCGCACCGACCGCACCGAGGGCGTGCAGCGCACCGTGCTGTGCACGCCCGACGCGCTGAGCCTCGCAGCGGCGACGGCGCTCGTGCGCGTCATCGCGCCCTACCGCACCGGTGGCCGGTCGGCGGATGCGAGCGAGCCGATGGTCTCGGACTTCGAGCTGCCGACGCTGCTCGGCATCGACGACGTCGACCGCTGGAGCCCGCAGGGCTTCATGCGCGAGCAGCTCGACCGCTCGCGCCTGCGCATCCCCCTCGGCGTCGACGAGCGCGGCCACCCCGTCGACCTCGACATCAAGGAGGCCGCGCAGGGCGGCATGGGCCCGCACGGCCTGCTCATCGGCGCCACGGGATCCGGCAAGTCCGAGCTGCTGCGCACGCTCGTGCTCGGCATGGCGATGACGCACTCGTCGGAGACGCTGAACTTCGTGCTCGTCGACTTCAAGGGCGGCGCGACCTTCCTCGGCCTCGACGAGCTGCCGCACGTGTCGGCGCTCATCACGAACCTCGCCGACGAGGCGACGCTCGTGACCCGCATGCAGGATGCGCTCGCCGGCGAGCTCAACCGCCGCCAGGAGTACCTGCGCGCGGCCGGCAACTACTCGTCGCTGCTCGAGCACGAGAAGGCGCGCCTCGCCGGCGCGCCGCTCGAGGCGATGCCGACGCTCTTCGTGATCGTCGACGAGTTCAGCGAGCTGCTCGCATCCAACCCCGACTTCGCAGAGCTCTTCGTCATGATCGGCCGCCTCGGCCGCTCGCTCGGCGTGCACCTGCTGCTCGCGAGCCAGCGCCTCGAGGACGGCCGCATGACGAAGCTCGAGAGCCACCTCTCGTACCGCATCGGCCTGCGCACGTTCTCGGCGATGGAGAGCCGCAGCGTCATCGGCGTGCCCGACGCGCACCAGCTGCCGAACGCGCCGGGCAACGGCTTCCTGCGCAGCGACGTCGCCACGCTCACCCGCTTCAAGGCCGCGTACGTCTCGGGCACGTACCGACGCCGCACGCGCGAGCAGCGGCAGGAGGAGGTGCGCCAGCAGGTCGTCGTGTTCCGCGCCGAGCGCGTCGCACCGCCCGCGATCGACGAGTCGCTGCAGCCCGCGCTCGAGGATGCGGTGGTGGCGCCCGCGCCCGCCGCGGCCGAGTCGCCCGACGAGACCGTCATGGGCATGATCGTCGACCGCCTCGTCGGCTTCGGCCCGCCCGCGCACCAGGTGTGGCTGCCGCCGCTCGCCGACCCGCCCACGCTCGACCAGCTGCTCCCGCCGCTGCTGCCCGACCCCGACCGCGGCCTGCACGCGATCGGCTGGACCGGATCCGGCCACCTCGCCGTGCCGATCGGCGTCGTCGACAAGCCGTACGAGCAGACGCGCGAGCTGTACGAGATCGACCTCGCCGGCGCGGGCGGCAACGTCGGCGTCGCCGGCGGTCCGCAGTCGGGCAAGACGACGATGCTGCGCACGATGGTCAGCGCGCTCGCGCTCACGCACACGCCCGCCGAGGTGCAGGTCTACTGCATCGACTTCGGTGGCGGTGGCCTCTCGACGCTCGAGTCGCTGCCGCACGTCGGCAGCGTCGCCACCCGCCGTCAGGGCGAGCAGGTGGCGCGCACGATCGCCGAGGTCAGCACGCTGCTGCGCGACCGCGAGCAGTTCTTCACCGACGCATCGCTCGAGGGCATGGCCGAGTACCGTCAGCGCCGCGCGGCGGGCGAGTTCGCCGAGCAGCAGTTCGGCGACGTCTTCCTCGTGGTCGACGGATGGGCTGCGCTGCGCGCCGAGTTCGAGCAGCACGACATGGCGCTGCGCGAGATCGCACGCCAGGGCCTCGCGTACGGCGTGCACGTCATGATCTCCACGAACCGGTGGACCGACGTGCACAGCTCGCTGCGCGACCAGCTCGGCACGCGCGTCGAGCTGAAGCTCGGCGACCCGATCGACTCGGTGCACGGCATGCGCAAGGCCGCGACCGTGCCGCAGCTGCCCGGCCGCGGCATCAACGCCGACGGCATGCACTTCCTCGCCGGCGTGCCGCGCATCGACGGCGCGACGACCGTCGACGGCCTCGCCGCCGCATCCCGCGACCTCGGCGACGCCGTGCGCGAGGCGTGGAGCGGCGTCGTCGCTCCCGAGGTGCGCATGCTGCCCGCCGTGCTCGACGCGGCGCTGCTGCCCGCGCCGACGGCGCCCGGACCGCGCATCGCGCTCGGCCACGGCGAGCAGGACCTCGAGCCCGTGTGGCACGACTTCGCCGCCAAGCCGCACCTCAGCATCGTCGGCGACTCCGCGAGCGGCAAGACGGGCGCGATGCGCCTCATCGCGAGCGGCGTCGTCGACGCGTACTCGGCGGAGGACGCCCGCGTGACGATCATCGACCCGCGCCGCGGCGTCGTGGAGTCGGTGCCCGAGGAGTACCAGTTCGCCACGGCGTTCTCGACGTCGGCGACCGAGCAGGTCGTCGCGAAGCTCGTGGCGGAGCTGCGCGAGCGCGTGCCGAGCGCCGACGTCACGCCCGCGCAGCTGCGCCGCCGCGACTGGTGGAGCGGCCCCGAGCACTTCGTGTTCGTCGACGACTACGACCTCATGCTCGGCACCATGGGCGGGCCGCTCACGCCGCTCGTCGAGCTCATCCCGCAGGCGGGCGACATCGGCCTGCACCTCATCCTCGCCCGCGCGGGCGCCGGATCGAGCCGTACGGCGATGGATGCGGTCATCCGCCGCCTGCACGAGTCGAACACGCCGGAGCTCACGCTGTCG
The sequence above is a segment of the Agrococcus jejuensis genome. Coding sequences within it:
- the eccCa gene encoding type VII secretion protein EccCa, which produces MSTIPFRRQQRAKPPEMPSGDIELQEPPSLPELQPKDPLMMLMMVPMMLISGVMMLVFLGQRNPALAVGLFLGMLGLAVLMVLVQLTRAAAERRNTVRGDRRDFMRYLAQMRAKVRGAAAQQRSSLTWRHPDPASLSNLAMTARLWERRGSHGDFGEVRIGTGSHSLSQRITPLSTKPIADLEPLSARALRRFIAVHGSVPQLPVSLFLRRLADIRLMGDDDAARAMVRAMVAQAVTAHAPDELRIAVCTTTERADDWDWVKWLPHAQHPSSQDGAGSTRLFDVDVADFTELLDGDLNGRSRFEPGAAPTADEPYHLVIFDGVAPPPGSRIASAGYRCTTTLTLGVEVDETDTSGLLLDVQPDVVHMLRTDRTEGVQRTVLCTPDALSLAAATALVRVIAPYRTGGRSADASEPMVSDFELPTLLGIDDVDRWSPQGFMREQLDRSRLRIPLGVDERGHPVDLDIKEAAQGGMGPHGLLIGATGSGKSELLRTLVLGMAMTHSSETLNFVLVDFKGGATFLGLDELPHVSALITNLADEATLVTRMQDALAGELNRRQEYLRAAGNYSSLLEHEKARLAGAPLEAMPTLFVIVDEFSELLASNPDFAELFVMIGRLGRSLGVHLLLASQRLEDGRMTKLESHLSYRIGLRTFSAMESRSVIGVPDAHQLPNAPGNGFLRSDVATLTRFKAAYVSGTYRRRTREQRQEEVRQQVVVFRAERVAPPAIDESLQPALEDAVVAPAPAAAESPDETVMGMIVDRLVGFGPPAHQVWLPPLADPPTLDQLLPPLLPDPDRGLHAIGWTGSGHLAVPIGVVDKPYEQTRELYEIDLAGAGGNVGVAGGPQSGKTTMLRTMVSALALTHTPAEVQVYCIDFGGGGLSTLESLPHVGSVATRRQGEQVARTIAEVSTLLRDREQFFTDASLEGMAEYRQRRAAGEFAEQQFGDVFLVVDGWAALRAEFEQHDMALREIARQGLAYGVHVMISTNRWTDVHSSLRDQLGTRVELKLGDPIDSVHGMRKAATVPQLPGRGINADGMHFLAGVPRIDGATTVDGLAAASRDLGDAVREAWSGVVAPEVRMLPAVLDAALLPAPTAPGPRIALGHGEQDLEPVWHDFAAKPHLSIVGDSASGKTGAMRLIASGVVDAYSAEDARVTIIDPRRGVVESVPEEYQFATAFSTSATEQVVAKLVAELRERVPSADVTPAQLRRRDWWSGPEHFVFVDDYDLMLGTMGGPLTPLVELIPQAGDIGLHLILARAGAGSSRTAMDAVIRRLHESNTPELTLSLPASEPLTFTPGRGKPLPPGRAALLTRRGGEGLQIGWTEPVA